The Equus asinus isolate D_3611 breed Donkey chromosome 14, EquAss-T2T_v2, whole genome shotgun sequence genomic sequence CTTAAATTAGAGAAATCTCAAGATAACTCCTTGAAaattggaggctggctaccactcCCACACTGTGAACTCACTGGTCACGGGAAACCTGTGCCTGGTGCAAGACCCTACAGCTGCACCCACTGTGGCAAGAGCTTCCGGCATAGTTACTCTCTGACCCATCATCTTCGAAGTCATGCTGGTGAGAAGCCTTCCCCCTGTCCTGACTGTGGAAAACGTTCCAGCCAAAGTTCCAACCTCCTCCAGCATCAGCAGACTCACCAGGGAGATGAGCCCTACAAGTGTGGGGCCTGTGGGAAAGGTTTTGCTCAGAGTGCATCCCTCATCCAGCACAGAAGGGTCCACACTGGTGAGAGACCCTATCACTGTCCCCAGTATACAAAGACCTTCTGTGGAAGCTCCAACCTCATTACGCACTAGCGAATCCACTCTGGGCAGAAGCCATATATCCGTGGGGGATGTGGCAAGGGCCTTACAGTCAGTTCTCTGCTGCTGCCTCACCAAGGAGTGCATACTGGCCTGAAGCCCTATGTCTGTCCCCAGTGCATTCTTGCAGATTCCAGATTCCAAGTTCACCCTCCATGGTGAACCAGAAACAGTCATGGCTGCCAAGTTTCCCTGTTCTGAGTGTGGAAAGAATTTCCCAGCCATCAGCAAGTTCCTTCAACACCAGCTCACCCCTACAGGTGAGAAGCTTTACATCTGCTCCAAGTGTGGGAAGCGCTTCACCCAGAGCTCCTCCCTGATCCGGCATAGAAAGAGCCACTTAGCAGAAAAGCCACACCTGTGTGTAGAGTGCGGCTCTGGCTTCAATTACCCTGTCCACCTGGTCAACCACCAGCGGATGCACTCAGGGGAACGGAATTTGGCTTCTCTGAGTGCCAGGAGTGCTCCTGTGAAGCCTGGAAGTTGACCAGGCACTGGCAGACTGCCCAGCTGGCAGCTCACGAGGCTGGGAGTGATTGGGCCCAGAAGCTATACAGGTGTGGGACTTGTGGGGAACAGTTTGGCAACAGGCTGCTCTGAAACAGCACAAGAGGACTCATAATATAGACCAGCCCTACCAATGCTACCAGTGTGGCCTTGGCTTTGGAGAGGGCACCACACTCCTTTGCCACCATCAaacccacactggagagaagccctgcCAGTGTCTTCCATGTGGGAAAGTTTTCAGCCGGAGATCTAACCTTGCCAGACACCAAAGAACTCATGCGGTGCGGCCCTAGGTGATCCCTTTCTTTGGTAGCCTTGCAGGTGGACTTGGGGATCAGCGacacatttccttccttctcccagtACTATCTGTGAAGGCCTTTCTCTACTATCAGTCTTCCTCAGAAGTGCTGAAtgtttgggtttggttttattttctttttcctgaatccttctcctctctcctttccctcaaaCCTCACAGTTTGCAGAAGGATTTCGGGATGTGGTAGGTGAAATGCAAAAGTACTGAAGTACGGGCATGCCCTCAGTTTGGCCAAGGATAATATTAAGTGATGTCTTAATATCAGtgattaataaattatttctcttatgctttttaaaatgttattttaaaaattatttgt encodes the following:
- the ZNF843 gene encoding LOW QUALITY PROTEIN: zinc finger protein 843 (The sequence of the model RefSeq protein was modified relative to this genomic sequence to represent the inferred CDS: inserted 2 bases in 2 codons; deleted 3 bases in 2 codons; substituted 1 base at 1 genomic stop codon); its protein translation is MLVRSLPPVLTVENVPAKVPTSSSISRLXQGDEPYKCGACGKGFAQSASLIQHRRVHXWXETLSLSPVYKDLLWKLQPHYALANPLGRSHISVGDVARALHAFLQIPDSKFTLHGEPETVMAAKFPCSECGKNFPAISKFLQHQLTPTGHHTPLPPSNPHWREALPVSSMWKVFSRRSNLARHQRTHAVRP